The sequence below is a genomic window from Mugil cephalus isolate CIBA_MC_2020 chromosome 14, CIBA_Mcephalus_1.1, whole genome shotgun sequence.
ctgaaaacaagaacaaacgATTTAATCTTCTAGTACGTGTGAAAGTTAAAATTAGTGACATAAAAGATAAGAAAGCGCATTTATCTGACACGATCACAGTACTTCAAAGTCACTATAAAAAGGCAGCAACATACCCAGATTTTGACCGAGAGCGAGATCTGGACTCGGAGCGTTTGGAGGCCCGGGATGGACTTGGGGAGCCGGACCTGCTCTCCGACTTGACCCGAGATGGACTCCCATGATCCGATTTTGATGGGGAGCGTGACCCCTATTGCCACAGCAGCATGTTAATAACTATCTCATggacaaatttattttattattattatatatatatatatattttttttttacaaataaacacaaccaAGCACAGACTAGTGAAATGTGGTAGAGTATGTTTCACACAAACAGTACACCTGTCTAAAATGTATAGCATATGTACTGTGGAGAAAGGGGTTAGTAAGCTCTGATCTGCAAtaagacacattaaaacatatatataaatgtatgacAGCTCTATGTCCACCTAGGCCAtcaagggaaaaaataaaaacatgcatattTATATTACAGAAAGGGAGCATGGTAAAGAAGAGACAGTTGTGACACAAACAGTATTTTTACTTAACCTAGGGACACATTCATTCTTCCAGATTCTTTACACGCTACTCCTTTCTGTCAGGTTTTCTATCCttcttcattcttcttttttcagttttcagattttctgAAGCCCGGTCTGTTTCATTTTAGCCATTACACTTGCAAGCGCGTCTATCTCACACCATTCTTCCGTCACATTTCCTCCCTTTCCACTTCTATGTTCTGCTCTGTACATGTTTTCATTAGCCTTCTTTTATCTTGAAAATTTTCTTCATCATTCTTGGATAAAACTCTTCAAATCCTTCAGGTTCAATAACCTTAATGAAAAAAGAACATTCAATAAAATTAAGATcatatagtttttaaaaaaaaaaaaaaaaaaaaaaagaataccttaaataaaattaaaaaacaaaaaactgaatgcAGTACAATTACATTGATGCTACATTGAGATTTAATATggcaaataaatatgtaaatgggCAAAGTTACAATGTAAGCTATACAGTTATGAATagataaaaatgtaacatttccattttctaAGGCAGAGAATGAAAGCTGAGAAGGAAGAGTGGCTTAAAACTAAATCTGGAGAAGGAAAAACAGCCGCAGTCGTATTTCCCTAAAATGACGTAGCAGTTAAAGCACGTTTTGCGATTCATTTCAATTACAAATGAGTCCGAGCGTAAGTTACGAGGAAACgcaaaataaagtcaaattcTCCACCAAGGTTTAACCTCGGCGACGTTATGCTAACGGCAACTAGCTGCTAGCTTCCTTTACCAGAGCATAGTTGAGACGGACTTGCTAGTAGAGGGGGattatttgtaataaaataaatactttcgATAGCACGGTTGGCTTGAGGCTTTTCTGCCCTTTGTAGCACAGACAACGCGAGGCAACAAAGCATGAAAGTCGACGTTAAGCTATTAACAGCGTTAACATGAATGTACGCTAGCTAATGGTGCATTCCTACAACAATGTCTATAAGCCACacagaaggaaaaggaagaaatggaGATAATTTATATCGTTCTTCGAAACTACATACCCGTTCTTCGTAGTTTCCGTCCTCAATGTCACTCATCTTTTTGTATAGCTAACGAAAAGCAGTATTTTGGTAGAAATAAGCTGCAGTGAAGCGGCTTTgactaaaatgtgttaatttttgtttttttgtttttttttttcgggggaAGAAAATGGCGCGTTGAGGTGGGCGGTGTGTTTTAGGAGCTGCGGATTGTGACGTCACTTCCCGTCTCCTCTTGTAACGTGCCCTTCCTGTGAAAACCGGAAAACATGGCGTACTTGAACCTAACACGACCGTAAACACACACTTATCATGCTCTCCCCTGCGATTAGTGGTTTACTACGACGTACACAGATAATTTAGATAAAAGTAGCAAACACACCGCATGCAATTATTTAGTCACAAAATCAAAGTAATCTAAATCGTCCACAGTAAAAGCATTGCAAAGAGGGACCTTGTGTTACAGTTAGATTATCTTAAAAACACATCACTATGCAAGCACTGCTTTCATGTTGAAGTTAGTTCAGATGGAGCCAACTACTCCTTTATATAATCACTAAAATGACTCTCCCTTTAATAAAGATACATTGCTACTTTACAAAACAGGCTGTAGAACTTGGGTACAATTAAAAGTACAAAAGTTTTAGAGGGGGGTTGTCAAAACCAAACCAGAAATTAATTTCAATATAATTACAACAGGCAAATACAACTACATTCACTGTCTTGTGAGGCACATTGAGTGACAACTGCAATTTCTAACATGACACTTGTCATATTTTACCTTCAGTTATTTTAGAAGAAAAGTGGAGACTCTAACACATATATAAAGCTGGTTTAAAAGGGGAGCATCGTTTATACACGAGGCAAATTTATTAGTAAAGCTAACCCAAAGCAGGAGCAGGCTGGCTTGTTGTAGTTCTGCTTTAGCATTGTGGAGCACAAAGTACATTTGTAGTACCATTCAGACAGTCAAAACAGGTCAACAATCTCATGACTACAGTTTCTGAGAGCAGCATTATGAAGCCAAGTTTATATAATGTCAGCAGATTAGTTCCTACTATCCGAGTCTgacgaatatatatatatgtatatatatgtatccaCAGTGACCCTCTCATTCAATATCCAAATAATATTGCGAAAAGTGTTGCCCATCTTTTTGCAAAATGAAGTCACCATGAGAAGCACACCCTTAGACACCACTGAAGTCCAAgctgaatgtatttttagaaaatGTCTTTAGTCACAGTGCAACATGAGCCCTAAACACATGTAAGCAGTAGATCAGTCATCTTTACAGCACTGCAGGGCTAAAGACTGACGGCACAGTACATTCAATCTGTTCGATCAACAgctcaataaaacatttcccaACTTGATGCAAGGGAGCTACTGTTCTTTTCAAGTGAGGCAAAGCAAgcccgctcacacacacacacacacacatacatacacacacgcgcgcacacatttACAGTGGCAAACCCCTTCACATTCTCCATATACCTCACAGCAATAGCACATATGCATATATATTGCCTTCAGATGGAGTGCAAATAATATTCTTTGGATTATCTCTTACAAGTGACCTAAACAATCAATTCATCTTTAAAATCgtcaatatatttatatgctaAAAGAAGATTTTTCTATGGTGTTGCTGTAGCAATTCCACcagctaaaaactaaaatgtagcTCAATTATTGTGAGTGTATGGTTCAGTCCAGCATTTTGATATGGTGAAGCAATATTGTAAAGTTGTTTTACAATGTACCTgtatatgaaaaacattttaagccAGGTTTTTGATGGGGATGAAGGCTTTGCATAAACAGTTGTGAAATTTaaacatgataataaaaaacactagaatttaagcaaaataaattctgcaataaaaatataaaaagatgagCTGGATAGTCTgtgtagtaaataaaaataaatatgagcaTATTATAGGTCTTTCTTCTCTCCAAGTTGGTTGAAATTTTTTGAAGATGCATCCCAATTTTTCAGTTTCTGGATGTCCACAAGTATTGCTTTTGCTCTTAAATAGTCTAATGTTGCTGCATCAGTGATGAATGATGGTAAAATCTTATCAatacacctaaaaaaaaaaagatccttctTAGTGTAGTCGAGGCCTATTGGGGATGTGAGGGTGAAGGCGTGACGTCCCAGGGTGGCTGCCGAGTATCTCCTGCTTCGAAGCTTTCTGTATGGCAGCAGGAGCAGAGGCAAGGATGCCCCCTGCTGTGTGGGAGGAGTTTGTGGCGGAGGCGTTGACCACCAAATCAATTTTCCCCTCCAGTTTGACCAGGCGGGTCAGAATGTCATCAAGCAACACAGCTATAGTCCTCTTCAAGTCAGCTGGAGAAATGGGAGAAGAAACATTCAGAAGGAGgaagcttgattttttttttttcacaactgaaacacacaattcTGCACACAAGTGAACAAGCAATTTTGTGTTTACAAAAGACAGTCCTAAGCACATGTGCACCAAATGTGTAAATTCTTGTAAAATGCTTACCATAACCAGCCATAGAGGTTCCTTGTGGTCCCCCTGGTGCATTCTGGTTTTCTTCTGTGAGGACTTTGACATATCTTCTGCTAAGCTCCAGGATCTGCTCTCGCAATTCAGCGCTGCTCTGATGGCGAGGCTGCTGCACAGTGTAGCGCAGCAACATAAGTCCCCATGCCAGGCCGAataccagcagcagcaaactCAGTTTCTGGGACATGTTGCGCCGCAAGAGAGCACCCAGCATGGTACTGAGGTGGTGAGATGGAAGAGAACTAGTTTTAACAATAACCTGACAGAACGTTTGACAGTGAGTCGATTCCAGCTGGAACAGCAGAAAGTGATATTTTACGCTGTCCTTAATTtgcagagaggtcagaggtcaaaagTCTGTAGGATTTCAAAAACATGCTGCTTCTCCTGCGACGTGATGAGGATGTGCTGAGCAGAAACAGGTGGCAGGAAATGGAAGCGCAAGTGAACCAAGACACCAGCAGTCAAGGGTTTCTGGACAGGTGGTTTGGTTGCAAGATGTGTAACACCAAATCATCAAGACAGGCTGGGTGCTCAGGCAGGACTTCCACAGACATCGTTCACTATAGTGAAGAAGAacacaaaatagacaaaatcaaTATAATTATTATCTGAGAAAACTGTTGCTTTATGGATGAAACTATCTTCCAATCTGCAATCCAGCaatgtcacagaaaacaaacactctaCATACAAAAAGAAATGCAAGGTGTAATTTCTGTGAACTGTTCTTATATATGCAGtatttttaacacacaaatcTGTGCTGCCGGTTTATTACTAGGACAAGGGCCTACATCTAATCGGCTCCCTACACTATTTAGCTTTTATTAGAGACAGATTTCTTTGCTCCTTTGGGTCAGGGTACACAATAGCCCCGTCATCAATAAACCTCTTTCAGTCCCTCTTAGCCCAGAAACCCGATTACTAGTTTGGATTTCATGGGACCCACTTCACAGCTCCAGATAGCAACAGAGTCATAGAGGGCATTCATTCTCTAATCCCACCTCCACAATGGTTACTGGACAGACAAATCGCCTGTGCGCACCTCGCACATGTGGAGAAAATTAGACATGATTTCTCCACTTTCACAACTTTGTCACCAAGTTCATTCTCTGCCGTCTCTCTTGGGTGTGGGAGTGTCACTTCCTATTGCAGTCAAATAGTGCACAGCGACTGAGGGAATAAATTATGAAAAGAAAGGTAATAGAATCTGTATGGTGATGCTtacccccaacacacacacacacacaacacatgtcCTTCGTATGACCTGGATAAAACTATCAGCAGACAAAAActaagggagaaagagagagcgaggtGTAAAGACCTAATGGACAGCTGAGAACAGTCAGGAAGCAAAACTCTTTGAGCGGAAAACATATGTGTAAAACCACATGCCTCTGTTATCTCTTCACTCTCACATTGATTAAACCAATTTTAACCATTCACCATAGTTTGACCATGACAAACCAAATATAACTAGTTAAACAGATAAGAAGTGCGAGTAATGTTTTAGTTGATACACTAGTTAAAGACGTCTATATATTTAGTAGATAAACATCACTTAGAGGTACtatgtttcatttctgtgtAAACTATTGCAGCTCCAGGGCAGAAACTAATCAAGCGTATCAAGGATGTTGTGAGCCTGTCAGTCAATAAATCTGAATGCTTATTGGCAGATTGACATGATCTGAATGATTATTGGCATTCAGACATATCCTTAtcagttttatggaaaattGAAGCATTAGTCCACTTGTTTAGAGGGCCATTTAAGTATACCCGATGTTACGACTCACATCGATAAGGCACGCTGAATGCACCAAAATGCCTAATCTGTTGGTTAAATATTGACGAAACAACAGCTGTCACACATGGtagagcagcagacagacacaacaaacagGCTTCATCAGTTCAGCCGTGGAATAAACTGAAAAGCTAAAAGGTCAATAACATCAGCGTGGAGGAGGCAAAATACGTGAAGATACTGTGAATCCCAACAAACTACAGCAAACACGTCGACCTGCTGCTGAACTTGTGGTTAAAATTAAACAGTGTCAAGTAAAATGTGTACGATAAAGTGCATAAATGAACCCCCAACCTCAAGACACAGACTAATTCAGCTAATTTCACATACCCAAATCCGAGACTTTTTCACTCTAAACCTCCCGTTAGCCGCAAGTAACATCTTAAATGTTAGCAAAACACGTTAGCTCGCCAGGGTTGCAACTTCGTAGCCGACACAAAGGTTAAGCATTATCCGCAAATGTAGcgtagtcaaaaaaaaacagacacattttacCCACCGTGTTCTCTGAGAAGCTACACTGTGGCGAAGATTTACCGGCTGCAGAGAAGTAGGGGACGACGGTTGCCGCTGGCTGACACTGAAGGATGCTGGCTGTTTGgcaaccagtcagtcagtcagtcagtcagctccTGCCGTTGGGGAAATACATTTCTTGAGAAAAGTTAGCTAATAAACTTCGCGTTGAGCAATCTTTTCTCTCCGGTAGTCATTTCT
It includes:
- the ccdc126 gene encoding coiled-coil domain-containing protein 126, translating into MLGALLRRNMSQKLSLLLLVFGLAWGLMLLRYTVQQPRHQSSAELREQILELSRRYVKVLTEENQNAPGGPQGTSMAGYADLKRTIAVLLDDILTRLVKLEGKIDLVVNASATNSSHTAGGILASAPAAIQKASKQEILGSHPGTSRLHPHIPNRPRLH